The genomic interval ACGGCGCCTTCGAAGGTGTCGCTGATTAGCACCTTGAACCTGTCTTTGACGAGTCTCTTCACGAAATCAACGACGATCTTCTGCTTTTCTTCGTCGATGTCGTAGAAGATCACCTCATCGATGCGAACATCCTTGGAGATGTCGAGAAGTCCTTTCACCAGTTCCGGAGTGTAGCTGCTCCCACCACCTATCACTGCGATCCGCATTTCTTCACCTCCCTGAGGTAGCTCCTCACCAGTCTGTTGTAAAGGTCCTCTGTTACTCTCAATCCGGCCCGTTCCATCGCGAACAGCACGGCACCGATCACAGGGTCATGTTCTGGTATGACGACCTCGTATTCTTTTCCGGTGGCGCTCTCTATCATTTTTATGAGAAGAGAAGGGGCGTTTTTGAAGAAGCTTCCCTCCAGGATCAGTTTGATGGGAGGTGTGAAGTCCAGCACCTTCCTGTGTGCGTCGATGATCTTTTTCACTTCAACCACGATCTCGTTGAAAATTCTGAGAGAAACAGCGTCACCCTTTTCGGCACACCTGAACAGCGTCTGATTCACTCTCCTGACCAGCTCCGAGGTGTATCCTCCTTCGTAATCGTATCTCAGAAGGTTCTCCACCGGGCCGATCGCTTTTTCCACCTCTTCGACAAGCGTCGTCCAGTCGTCTCTGCCGTCCTTTGCCCTCATCACAGCGGAGGTCACAAGAGAAGCGATGTAGTGCGAGCCG from Thermotoga sp. Mc24 carries:
- a CDS encoding N-acetylglucosamine kinase, with protein sequence MLFLGVDVGGTKTLAVLSDEQGNVLAVHRGKGANYQVVGKENAVKNLKDVIEGILDRSGKAREEIDFAFFGYAGADFDYEMKIVREILEKLDLKRFDFDNDGRIALRSGSYDDTGIMVSCGTGSISYASDGKRVNRIGGLSFSLGERLGSHYIASLVTSAVMRAKDGRDDWTTLVEEVEKAIGPVENLLRYDYEGGYTSELVRRVNQTLFRCAEKGDAVSLRIFNEIVVEVKKIIDAHRKVLDFTPPIKLILEGSFFKNAPSLLIKMIESATGKEYEVVIPEHDPVIGAVLFAMERAGLRVTEDLYNRLVRSYLREVKKCGSQ